CGAGGCTGGTGTTGCCGCAGCGGATGACGAGCGCTTGATAAAACCGGTTCGCCTCCTTCGGGGCGCGGTTTTTGAGCCAGCCGCCGGCGGTGTTTAGAATGTGCGCGGTTTTGTCGGAATCGTTCGGCATGAGTGATGCCGCCCACCAGCCCAGCTCGGCGGCGCGGAGGCGGTAATGGAAGCGTTTTTCGGGCGGCCTTGCGTTTTCGAGCCGTTCCAATTCATCCGGCGTGGGCGCGCCGGGACCGTTTTCGAGCCGCAATGCAGTGCGCCGCGAGTCGGCTATCCGGCTCCATTCAAAACTGCCGTCCCAGATAAAATAGTCCGGCGCCAGTTCCGTGCCGAGCAGCGCCATGCCGTTTTCGCGGATGTTTTTCGCGGCACGCCAGAACGCCTCCGCCCGTTCGTCAGAGGAAAGCGCGTTATCGAAACCGGCGCGTACATCGGACACGTAATCCTCATAATTCCGGCGCACGGTTTCGGGGAAATATTCTTTGGCGGCGTCCGTCCGGCCGGCGCGGGCCAGGCGGCGTGCGAGCAGGTGGCGAAGCGCGTCGCGCAGCGTTTGCGCGTCTTCCTCCTTGCGCTCCACGGCGACCGAAACGAACCGCCTGTTGTTGGCCTCCGCTGCCTGCGCGCATCGCGGGGTCGCGAACTGTTTCAGCTCATCGAGCGTGAGCACGCGTTCGGCGATGTAGGCGGAATCCTCCCAATGTCCGCCGTGCATGAAGGCGTCGAGCGCGCCGGCGAATTCGCCCCGGCCCATGCGCACGCGGCCCAGTTCGGCCCAGGCGACGGGCCTCGCCTCGCCGATGAGCGCGGGGCTGGACGTCACCGTGGCGAGCAGTTGCTCTCCGGCGGCGGCATCGCCCGCGCGGAGGGCGAGCTTGGCGCGTATCCAGTTTGCGGGGACGGAATCGCCGGGAGCGAGGGCGGCCCATTTTTGCGCCATGTCGAAGAAGCCGGCTTGATAAGCGAGCCACGCGATGCGGTCGGCGTCGGGCACGTCGCGCAGGCCGGCGCTTTCCAGCGCCGCGGCCCAGGCGCGGGACTGGCGCTCGATGCGTTTTTCCGCGCCGCCGTTGTCCCAGAATGGATTCGTGCCGAAGCGGGCGAGGAGATAGAGCGTGACGACGCGGCGGGAGAGTTCGTCACGGGCGAGGACTTGGAGGCGCTCGGCCGCCCCGGTGTCCCCGTCCTCGTTTGTGTGATTGTCGCCCCAGCCGGAGGATTCGAGCAGGGAGCGGACGACGATGCGCAGCGATTCGGTGGCGCGCGTGTCGTCGCCGTTTTTGCATTGTTCGAGATAAAGGTGAATGGCCTTGGCGTGGTCGCCGTTGATGAACCACGCGCGCGCCTCCCAGCCGAGGCTGGCCTGGGCGAGAAAGGAAATGTCGTCGAACCCGGCGGCGGCGGCTTCGCGGGTCTGGCGCAGCCATTTGATGGAGTCGAGCATGGCCCGTTTTTCATCATCCAGATAATAGAGGACGCGTTCTTCACGGTTATCGGGGTTGAGGGTGCGTCCGATCATGTAAGTGGCGTTGACGGTGTAGTGGCGGCGTTCGCCGGCTGGGAGGGCGAGGAGTTGCGTCCAATATTCGCGGGCGACGGGAAAGTCGTCTTTCCAGTAGGCGAAGGCGCCTTTGAGGTAGAGAGCGAACTCGGCGGGCATGTCGTCGGAAAAATGCGGCGTTGTTTTCCAGGCTTTCGCAAAGATCGCGGCGCGGGCGGCTTCGAGTTCGGCGGCGAGGGCGTCAATGCGCGCGGGGGTGCAACCGCGTTTGGCGAGTTCGAGGCGGAGGACGCCGGTCTCGGTGAGTTCGCCGTCGCGCTTGGCGGCGTTGGCGGCGATGATGAGGGCGTCGTTTGGGTTGGCGCGGCCGGTGTCCTTGTCCGGCGGCGCGAGTTTTGCGATCTCGGCGGCGAAGTAGCCTTCGGGCGCGGAGAGGAGGCTGACGCTGCCCTCGGCGAGCCAGGCGTTGGGAAAATCGGGGCCGCAAGCGCGGGCGTTTGCCGCCGCCAGCGCGCACAGGATGAACGCGGCGCGCAAGGGCCCTTTATGGAATGGTTGCATGGATTGAGAATGCGGATGCGATTTTTTCATCTGGGAAATCGAAGCGCAGCCAGCCGATGGCACGGCTGCGTCCGGGGGCGAGTTCGGCGGGGGCGGGGGAGTGGCGGTAAACAAAGAGGACATTGTCCTTGGGAAGATCATAATAACAGTAGTAACCGGCGAGGGTATCGCATGCCGTGGCGCGGCCTCCCGGTGTCCAGATGACGCGCAAGGTTTGCGGGAGCGGCTCGGCGGTCTGGCCGCGGTTGACAATGACGATTTCCGCTAGGCCGGGCTGGGTGCGGTGGATTTCGGCGGACAGTTGGGAGACGATGGGGATGTCTTGGATGACGGCGGCGAAGGTTTCGGCGTTCCATGCGAGACGGTCGCCGGCGACGGGGAGGCGGAACCAGATGATGCCATCGAGGTGGGAGAGGTTTTCGGCGGAGAGTTCACGGGCGAGGCACTGGAGTTCGCGAGGGTTGGCGCGAACGGCGCGGAGTCGCGTGCCGGCGGGCCAGTCGCGAGGGGCTTCGGCGGCGAGGCCGATGAAACGGCCCCCGGTGTCGAAGCCGAGCGTGTAGCCGTAGGTGGGAAGCGCGACGCGGAAACGCGCGCCGGAGGGCCCGGCGCGGGCGGCGAGGGCGTCGGCCCGGCGCGCCCAGGCGAGCACCAGCTTGGGATCACAGAGCGTGAAGGCGGAGTCGATGGACGCGGGTTTTTCCAGCGAGTGGACTTGGAGGACAAAGCCGTCGGCTTCGCGGGCAAGCGCGGTGAAATCCTCCTCGTGTTTCAACCATGAGGGCAGCGCGGTAAAAGTGAGCGGGGTTTGGCCAACAGTGGCGCGGAGGGAGTAGAGAAGTTCGCGATAGCGGGCGAGTTTATGCCCGGGGCAGTCGTAGTCGATTTGGAGTTCAACGGGGACGATTCCGGCGGCGCGGGCGGCGGAGAGGATGGCGGCGGCTTCGGAGGCAATTTGGGATGCGTGGTCGGCGGGTTTTGTTTTTGGAGGGAGAGGATTGATACGGAGGGCGAGAGCGATGGGTTTGCCAAGGGCGGCGAGCGTGGCATGGTCGAGATGCGGGCGGGAGATGCGGGGAGCGTCACCGTGCCATGAGATTTCGGAGGCAAGGAAGCAGCAGGTGTTGATGTGGTCGCGTGAGGAGTGGATGGCGGCATCGAGCGCGGGCGAGGGCTGGCGCTGCCAGACGTAGGCGTCGTGCGTCCAAGTGGCGGCG
This genomic stretch from Termitidicoccus mucosus harbors:
- a CDS encoding DUF3142 domain-containing protein — protein: MAGLHRIAALLLLAAPGCIAPAATWTHDAYVWQRQPSPALDAAIHSSRDHINTCCFLASEISWHGDAPRISRPHLDHATLAALGKPIALALRINPLPPKTKPADHASQIASEAAAILSAARAAGIVPVELQIDYDCPGHKLARYRELLYSLRATVGQTPLTFTALPSWLKHEEDFTALAREADGFVLQVHSLEKPASIDSAFTLCDPKLVLAWARRADALAARAGPSGARFRVALPTYGYTLGFDTGGRFIGLAAEAPRDWPAGTRLRAVRANPRELQCLARELSAENLSHLDGIIWFRLPVAGDRLAWNAETFAAVIQDIPIVSQLSAEIHRTQPGLAEIVIVNRGQTAEPLPQTLRVIWTPGGRATACDTLAGYYCYYDLPKDNVLFVYRHSPAPAELAPGRSRAIGWLRFDFPDEKIASAFSIHATIP